TTACTCGAAATCTATTTGGACCTCCCCTTAACGGAAAGGAATAGTATGCCTGAATTCGATCAGATCGATCTGTTCAACTATGCCGCTTATGGCAATGAAGACGACCCGGAATGGGACGATATTCGAAATTATATACGCTCGAACTCTAACGCTTCCAAGGAATACGAAGAGATCAAAAAGAATCTCTCCAATGTCCAACCGAAGCGCAAACAAAGAGATTACGGAAGACCTAACAGAACGGAGACGAATGTTTCCGGATCGGAACCGAATTCTCCGAAGCAGGGTGACCAAGATAAAAAATGGTGGAGCGTTTTCTTAGGCGAGTAGCAAGAAGAGGTTCTTAGTGTGGAGAAAGAAGCAAAGACATATCTTCGGATCAAAAACTTCGTAGCGCCCTTCATCGGAATGGCGGTGAATATAAGTGCGTACGGAACCGAGAATATCGTAAACAACGGAAAACTCATCCTCACTTGCAATCATAGATCCGATATGGATCCATTCATTCTTTCTTATACATTTCCTAGATTCATTTCTTGGATCGCTGCAGAATACACTTTTAGAATTCCTATCTTCAAGGATTTGGCAAAGATCGCTGGAGGTATTCCTATGTCTATCGACGGAAATATTTCCATCGGCTCCATTAAGATGATCCAACAAGTCTTCAAACGTGGAGACGTTTTAGGGATCTTCCCCGAAGGCCATGACTATATGGTCAAAAACGATTTTAAATCGGGAATGGTAGACTTTCATACCGGATTCTCAGCGTTCTCAATCCGCAATAAGGTAGATATTCTTCCCTCAGTTATCATTCCTGTGGAAGAAAACTATTCCGATATTCCGATCCCGCCTATCGTGCGCAGTTTTATGGGAATGCCCAAAGAAGTCTGTGATATAAAGAAACGTTCTATTTATAAAAAGGTAAAAGTGGTCTACGGAGAGAAAGTGGACCACAGAGAATTTCTCTCCGGTTCTTTGGACGAGAATATGAAGCAACTTTCAGGAGTGGTCCGAGATAGAATGACCAAACTCCTGGAAGGCAGCTACGCAGAAGCCTGATTAAACTTCTATCACTCCGCTGAATACTTCTGTTGCTGGTCCAGTCATCAGCACATGCCCTGATTCCAACCACTGCACTCTTAGAGTTCCACCTCTTAGATCAATGCGTACATCTTTTCCTGTTCTGCCGGTAAGATGAGAAGCTGTCATGACTGCACAGGCACCTGTTCCGCAAGCCAAAGTTTCTCCGGCTCCTCTTTCCCAAGTCCTTTGGTAAAGATGATCCTTTCCTCTTAGATTTACGAACTCCACGTTCACTCTGCGAGGAAACAATGCCGTGTGATTTTCTATCATAGGGCCGATCTCTCTCACAGGAAAAGAATCCGGATCATCTACAAAGATCACGCAATGAGGATTTCCCATGCTGACCGCGCTGAATTTTAAATGATAAGATGAATATCCAGGCTGCTCTGTGAGCCAAGCCAAAGGTTGATCCACGATTGGATTTTCATTTTCCCATTTTACTGGAACGAGAGAAGGAACAAGAATCGGTTTGCCCATGTCTACGGAAACTTGTTCTACCTTATTGGAACCGTTTACTTTCAGATCCAATTCTAGGATCCCAGCTCCAGTCTCGATCTTAGGCTGCTTTTTATTAGTAAGACCATGATCGTACACGAATTTTCCTACGCAACGGATCCCATTCCCGCACATCTCTGAAGAAGATCCGTCCGCATTGTACATATCCATTTGGAAATCGCCTTTCTGAGAAGAACGAATGAAGATGACTCCGTCTCCTCCGATCCCAAAATTACGATCTGAAAGTTTTTGGATTTGATCCGCGCTCAAACGCAAATCGTCTTTGGTCGCGTCTACATATACGTAGTCGTTCCCTATCCCTTCCATTTTTGTGAACTGTACTTTAGCCAAACATTTCTCCTTGCGAATCGAAGAGGTTAGTTCCATGCTTTTCGCCCAACCCATCCTCGAAAATCCAAAAAGCCCCAAAAGGCCTTCGTTTTTTACTGGAATTTAGATCGGGACCGCCCAAGGATAAACCTCATCTCCTAAACGGACCCCCTCTTGAACCAGATCTGTTACCTCTGCGGCAGCGATAAAAACAAAACACTCTTCATCGAAAACGGCATCTCCATCGTGCGTTGCCTGAATTGCACCCACGCCTTCTCCACATACGAACAAGATGAACATTATGAAGGATATTGGGACGACGAGACCGGTTATGATTTAGACTGGTGGGATGTGGCTCACAGAGATATCTACCAAGACTTCATTCAAAAATTCATCCACTCTCCTAAAGGCAGGATCTTGGATGTGGGTTGTGGCCTAGGCTTCTTTGTAAAGACTGTGGGAACTACTCGCCCTGGTTGGGAGGCAATCGGTTACGAGATCTCCGAAAAAGCGGTCCAATTTGCGAGAGAAAAAAACGGCCTGAAGCAAGTATTCCCAGGCATCGTGCAAGACAGTGGATTGCCGAAAGAGAGTTTCGATATCATCACTCTCTGGGATGTGATCGAACATATTCCTAAACCTCATAGCCTCATTCAGTATTTATTCGGTTTATTAAAGCCAGGCGGATTCCTATTCGTTCAAACTCCGAATTTTCCAGTTCAGTTGTTCAAAGCAAAACTGAAAGTCGCCATGAAAGGAATGCAAGAAGGCGGACATTACTTAGAAGCAAAAGATCATATAAACGATTATACAGAAAAGACTCTAGAACTTCTCGCAAAACAATGCGGCTTCTCTTCTGTGGAGTTTTCGATCTTGAAACCGATTGCTTCTGTTTCAGGAGTTTCCGGCCCGAAAGCAAAGCTCGGGATCTTTCTAAAAAAGTCTTTTTACTATGGAACTCTTCTTCTTTGGTATCTTACATTTAAACAGATAAACTTGAATCTGACTCTATTCGCTCTATTGAGAAAGAAGTAATAAGAATCGCGTTTATACGATCACTCGATCTGGTTTCTGAAGAGAATAAAGAAAACCGTTTTAGACCTAAACGTAATAGCGTCTTAATTGAAGTTTTGAGTATTAAAGAAATCTCAAGCTCAAAGAACCAAGTTTCCGTTCTCTAAGCTCAGAATATAATTCAAAGCCGAAGCCAGATCCGGAGATTGCCAGTACGATTTTCCATCTAAGCTTTTCTTTTCGAGAACAGATCTTTTTTTGCCGGAAGCAATCGGAGCTTCTAAATGAAATGTCTCTAACCCGAGTGATAAACTTCCCTTAATATCATCTTGCAGAGAGTCTCCGATCAGATATGACTTTTTAGGATCTTCTCCCTTTAGTGCTTTTTGAAAAATAATGGGCGAAGGTTTTTCTGCTCCTGATTCTTCTGAAGTTACAAGGCTATACCGAATCTCTTTTGGAAGCAGAACAGAGAGTTTCAGTACTTGAGTTCTTAGAGACTCATTTGTGATCAGAACGATGTTTTGTACTGCTTGCAATTCTTTAAGCAAAGAAAGAATTCTTTTGAACTCTTTAGAATTCTCCTTCTTCCAGTTTTTGATGCCTTCCAAGAAAAAACGAAAATAAGCAGCATCCAATTTTAAGATAAAAGCCGGGTTGATCCCGCTGTGCAGCAATTCGGATATCTTCTTGAAATACAAGATCCTCAATCGATTGACCGGATTCTCAGGGAGTTCCTTCTTCACTTCTGCTCGTACAGAATCATAAAGTTTTTTGAATTCCTTTCCGGAAGAAAAGCCTAAGGACTTAGCATTCAATTCCATACTGCGTATCGTGGCCTCGTAGATTTTGCTGGAATCGAAAAGGGTATTGTCTAAATCCAAAAGAACTGCCATAGGATGAATATTCAGATCCAGGTGCAAAAGCCAAGGAGAATGCTTTAGAAATCCAAAAGTAAATTTCTTTTTCCTTGCTTCTTCTTCCGCAAAAACTAATCTGCAATTCGCTTTTCTATGCAGGAAGATCGTTTTTCTAGAAAGATATTTCTCTCAGTCCTTGGACTTTGCTTTGCATTGCTTGGGATCGGTTCTTATTTCCGCTGGAGAAAGAAAAAGGTCCTCGGTTCTATACTTGGACCAGATAGAGAAACAGGGCACAGGCTCAGGCTTGCGAGAACTGATTTTTCTCCTCAGGGTGAAAGAACTAAAACAAAGGTCCTCATTGCAGGCGCCGGTATCTCAGGACTTTCCTGCGGCTATTATCTCTCCAAGCTTGGAATCCAAGACTATCTCATCTTGGATTTAGAAAAGCAAACGGGAGGAAATTCTCGTTACTCTGAAACCAATTCACTCAAGTATCCTTGGGGCGCACATTATCTTCCCCAGCCGGGACCGGAGAGTGTGCTCGTCCGAAAATTCTTAGAAGAGAATGGACTTGTAGAAGGAAAGGACTCCCAAGGAAATCCGATCTATCCGGAAAGATATCTCTGTTTCGATCCAGAAGAAAGATTGTATTATCAAGGAAGGTGGCAGGCAGGCCTCGTCCCTCGCAGGTCGGGAGAACCAGATGCACAAGAACTCCTATTTAGAAAGATCATCAATCATTGGCAAAATCGAATCGGGAGAGATGGTCATAAGGCATTTTGCATTCCGATCGATCTTTCTTCCAGAGATCCTGAGATATTGAAACTGGATCGTGTTTCCTTCTCCCAATACTTGAAAGAGCAAGGGATCCAATCTCCTGAGCTGTTATGGTATGCAGACTATTGCACCAGAGACGATTACGGTGGGAACTCCGACGTTATTTCTGCTTGGGCAGGGCTTCACTATTTCTGTTCTCGATTACGATACGAAGAAGAATCTCCTCCCGTGCTTACCTGGCCGGAAGGAAACGGTTTCCTGTTGGAACTCCTACAAAAACCTTCTCAAGGAAAGATCAAAACTTCTACGCTGGTAGAACGGATTCGAAAGCAAGGAAACAGATGGGAGATCAATGCGTACGATGTGAACGAGCGCAAAGATATTGTATTCGAAGCGGAACAGGTGGTCTATGCTCTTCCTTCGTTTACTCGAAAGTATATTTTAGGAGAGAAGGAAAGCTTTCTTCAAAATTTAGAATATTCTCCTTGGTTGGTTGCAAATCTATTTGTGGATGAGTTGCCTCAAGGAAAAGGTCATCCTCCCGCTTGGGAAAATGTAATCTATAAAAGTCGATCTCTTGGATATGTTGTGTCTACTCATCAAGATCTACGTGCTCTCCGGCCTCAATCGGTTTTGACTTACTATCTTGCATTTGCGGAGAAGGATACGCTCGCAGCGAGAAGAGCGATGCTTCCTAAGAATTGGGAAAATTGGAAGGAAGAGATCCTATCTGATCTAAAACGGCCTCATCCAAATATAGAACAACTGGTTTCAAGAATCGATATCATGACCCATGCTCATGCAATGATCCGTCCTGTTCCAGGTTTTCTTTGGAGCGGGCAAAGAGAGAAATTGTCCCAGTCAGTATCGGGGATTCACTTTGCTCATTGCGATCTAAGCGGGATCTCCATCTTCGAAGAAGCATTGTACAGAGGATTCGAAGCCTCTAAGAAAGTACAGACTCAGAGTAGGATCTGATGGATCAAAATTCAAAAGTGAATTTGCAAGAAGAGAAGAAGGGAAAATGGATCATCTCTCGCAACTATGATCTAAGTTGGCTTATCGCTCCTGGGCTCGTTAGCATAATTATTGTTCTAATCGCTCATCAATTTGATTTTCCCAAAGAAGTGATTCCAGGTTCAGGAAGAACGGACGGAAAAGCATTACCTCCTTGGTTATGGCTCTTGCTGATTCCGGGAGTGGATGTGTCTCATGTATATTCCACTTTATTTAGAGCATATTTGGATAGAGAGGTTTGGACTCGTAAGAAGACACTTCTCACCTTAACTCCTTTGTTCTGTTTCGTATTTGCACTGATTCTTTACTCTTTTGGAAAGTTGGTATTTTGGAGCGCGGTCGCCTACTTAGCAGTATTTCATTTTATCCGACAGCAGTACGGCTTTCTATCTCTGTATATTCGCAAAGAAAAAAACACCCAAGGCATTTCTATTCTTTGGGATAAGATAACTTTGTATGCAGTAACTATTCTTCCTGTTCTATATTGGCACCTCACTCCAGACACAAGAAGATTCGAATGGTTTATGGAAGGTGACTTCTTCTATTTTCCGAATGAGATTTTAGCAAGATCTGTCCATATTCTATTTTGGATCTGGGTATTCCTATATTCCTTGAGCCAAGTATACTTTCTGTTGAACAAGAAAGAGATCTCTTGGGGAAAGATCTTACTCTTAGTGAACACCTCTTCGGTTTGGTATGTGGGAATTGTATTCTTAAATGACGATTTCGCTTTCACTCTTACAAACGTAATCAACCACGGTGTTCCCTATATAGCCTTGGTATTCGCTTATTCCAGTTTTCGTAGAAAGAGCCTTCCTTCTTTATTTTATTCCGCATTCCAAAAGGGCATTTTGGTCCTTCTTCCGTTTGTATTCGTTCTGGTCTTATTGGCATTCTCCGAGGAATGGCTTTGGGATAGTTTTGTTTGGAGAGAACATTCGGATCTTTTTGGAAACAAATCCGTAATACGATCCGAATTGGGACTGGGTTTCGAATTCATCCTTGTTCCTCTCTTCTTCCTTCCTCAGT
Above is a window of Leptospira semungkisensis DNA encoding:
- a CDS encoding lysophospholipid acyltransferase family protein — its product is MEKEAKTYLRIKNFVAPFIGMAVNISAYGTENIVNNGKLILTCNHRSDMDPFILSYTFPRFISWIAAEYTFRIPIFKDLAKIAGGIPMSIDGNISIGSIKMIQQVFKRGDVLGIFPEGHDYMVKNDFKSGMVDFHTGFSAFSIRNKVDILPSVIIPVEENYSDIPIPPIVRSFMGMPKEVCDIKKRSIYKKVKVVYGEKVDHREFLSGSLDENMKQLSGVVRDRMTKLLEGSYAEA
- the dapF gene encoding diaminopimelate epimerase, translated to MAKVQFTKMEGIGNDYVYVDATKDDLRLSADQIQKLSDRNFGIGGDGVIFIRSSQKGDFQMDMYNADGSSSEMCGNGIRCVGKFVYDHGLTNKKQPKIETGAGILELDLKVNGSNKVEQVSVDMGKPILVPSLVPVKWENENPIVDQPLAWLTEQPGYSSYHLKFSAVSMGNPHCVIFVDDPDSFPVREIGPMIENHTALFPRRVNVEFVNLRGKDHLYQRTWERGAGETLACGTGACAVMTASHLTGRTGKDVRIDLRGGTLRVQWLESGHVLMTGPATEVFSGVIEV
- a CDS encoding class I SAM-dependent methyltransferase, with translation MNQICYLCGSDKNKTLFIENGISIVRCLNCTHAFSTYEQDEHYEGYWDDETGYDLDWWDVAHRDIYQDFIQKFIHSPKGRILDVGCGLGFFVKTVGTTRPGWEAIGYEISEKAVQFAREKNGLKQVFPGIVQDSGLPKESFDIITLWDVIEHIPKPHSLIQYLFGLLKPGGFLFVQTPNFPVQLFKAKLKVAMKGMQEGGHYLEAKDHINDYTEKTLELLAKQCGFSSVEFSILKPIASVSGVSGPKAKLGIFLKKSFYYGTLLLWYLTFKQINLNLTLFALLRKK
- a CDS encoding HAD family hydrolase, producing the protein MAVLLDLDNTLFDSSKIYEATIRSMELNAKSLGFSSGKEFKKLYDSVRAEVKKELPENPVNRLRILYFKKISELLHSGINPAFILKLDAAYFRFFLEGIKNWKKENSKEFKRILSLLKELQAVQNIVLITNESLRTQVLKLSVLLPKEIRYSLVTSEESGAEKPSPIIFQKALKGEDPKKSYLIGDSLQDDIKGSLSLGLETFHLEAPIASGKKRSVLEKKSLDGKSYWQSPDLASALNYILSLENGNLVL
- a CDS encoding NAD(P)-binding protein; this translates as MQEDRFSRKIFLSVLGLCFALLGIGSYFRWRKKKVLGSILGPDRETGHRLRLARTDFSPQGERTKTKVLIAGAGISGLSCGYYLSKLGIQDYLILDLEKQTGGNSRYSETNSLKYPWGAHYLPQPGPESVLVRKFLEENGLVEGKDSQGNPIYPERYLCFDPEERLYYQGRWQAGLVPRRSGEPDAQELLFRKIINHWQNRIGRDGHKAFCIPIDLSSRDPEILKLDRVSFSQYLKEQGIQSPELLWYADYCTRDDYGGNSDVISAWAGLHYFCSRLRYEEESPPVLTWPEGNGFLLELLQKPSQGKIKTSTLVERIRKQGNRWEINAYDVNERKDIVFEAEQVVYALPSFTRKYILGEKESFLQNLEYSPWLVANLFVDELPQGKGHPPAWENVIYKSRSLGYVVSTHQDLRALRPQSVLTYYLAFAEKDTLAARRAMLPKNWENWKEEILSDLKRPHPNIEQLVSRIDIMTHAHAMIRPVPGFLWSGQREKLSQSVSGIHFAHCDLSGISIFEEALYRGFEASKKVQTQSRI